Proteins encoded within one genomic window of Stigmatella aurantiaca:
- a CDS encoding DUF6310 domain-containing protein — protein MPLLQEERDIATACGYGFVVGVSTQEHKDALLERDFTLNIVVTGASDDQAEIPDPHRLRARAREQRRSHARSRPRNRTGAPRCALGVGALTGGTAYRVAAT, from the coding sequence ATGCCGTTGTTGCAGGAAGAGCGAGATATCGCGACGGCATGTGGATATGGCTTCGTCGTTGGGGTGAGCACCCAAGAGCACAAAGACGCATTGCTCGAACGGGATTTCACCCTCAACATTGTCGTCACGGGGGCAAGCGATGACCAAGCAGAGATCCCTGATCCTCATCGTCTACGCGCCCGCGCTCGTGAGCAACGACGGTCGCACGCTCGCAGCCGTCCACGGAATCGAACGGGCGCTCCCCGGTGTGCGCTTGGAGTGGGAGCTCTCACAGGCGGGACGGCCTATCGCGTTGCCGCAACGTGA
- a CDS encoding ankyrin repeat domain-containing protein yields MSAKSNGDATQALLTLCGDKARWKKELTAEAVKKAVAEGADLNARDQNGLTALHLAVQGPSAKSDPLPSVDVVRALIDAGADVNARDNCQQPPLLHAVPSETSQAYEGHALKIVRMLREAGGTLPSDVKDGFSGAFKTTTEVLYREILDAGAAIDARAPQGKTPLHHSAAMGWPASARLLLERGAEVNALDALGRTPLGVALRTKEEPWVAHNKRTPGFNAVISTLEAAGGKASIPFPHDPTDPFAPFPIDEATLAKALAGKKLSFKHAVSSAQEVATGLHSFGDPSAALDKLKALSGALEVEEQKVRLKGPLTLQRAFFHHGDLEVDGDLTIQKPFAVTGDVIVHGVVWDAGNDSLVNILGDLRCHALFTDGEFSVGGDIEARDVVLGYYNDHILSADTIRAKVVIEDDHAVDATIEAEHHFDIDTYDQGNGDGVAADLRTLFVDQVFEDAEASDEPELGEEEEATYLDKGALFDRISKGLPVFRKNKKK; encoded by the coding sequence ATGTCGGCGAAGTCGAACGGTGATGCGACCCAGGCCCTGCTCACGCTGTGCGGAGACAAGGCCCGCTGGAAGAAAGAACTGACCGCGGAGGCCGTGAAGAAGGCCGTCGCCGAAGGCGCGGACCTGAACGCTCGCGACCAGAATGGCCTAACGGCCCTGCATCTCGCGGTGCAGGGGCCCTCCGCCAAGAGCGATCCGCTCCCCAGCGTCGACGTGGTGCGGGCGCTCATCGATGCGGGCGCGGACGTGAACGCGCGCGACAACTGCCAGCAGCCCCCGTTGCTGCACGCCGTTCCCTCGGAGACCTCCCAGGCCTACGAAGGCCATGCCCTGAAAATCGTCCGCATGCTGCGCGAGGCCGGAGGCACGTTGCCCTCGGACGTGAAGGACGGGTTCAGCGGCGCGTTCAAGACGACGACCGAGGTGCTCTACCGGGAGATTCTCGACGCGGGCGCGGCCATCGACGCGAGGGCCCCCCAGGGGAAGACGCCGCTCCACCACTCGGCGGCCATGGGCTGGCCGGCCAGCGCCAGGTTGCTGCTCGAACGCGGAGCCGAGGTGAATGCGCTCGACGCATTGGGCCGCACGCCGCTGGGCGTGGCGCTGCGCACGAAGGAGGAGCCCTGGGTCGCGCACAACAAGCGCACGCCCGGCTTCAACGCCGTCATCAGCACACTGGAGGCCGCCGGAGGCAAGGCGAGCATTCCCTTCCCGCACGACCCCACGGACCCATTCGCGCCCTTCCCCATCGACGAGGCCACGCTGGCAAAGGCGCTCGCGGGCAAGAAGCTCTCGTTCAAACACGCGGTGAGCTCCGCGCAGGAAGTGGCCACGGGATTGCACAGCTTCGGTGATCCGAGTGCTGCGCTGGACAAGCTCAAGGCCTTGAGTGGCGCGCTCGAAGTGGAGGAGCAGAAGGTCCGGCTGAAGGGCCCGCTGACGCTGCAGCGCGCCTTCTTCCACCATGGCGACCTGGAGGTGGACGGCGACCTGACCATCCAGAAGCCGTTCGCGGTGACGGGGGATGTCATCGTGCACGGCGTGGTGTGGGACGCTGGAAATGACTCGCTCGTGAACATCCTGGGCGACCTGAGGTGCCATGCGCTCTTCACCGACGGAGAGTTCAGCGTCGGGGGTGACATCGAGGCGCGCGACGTGGTGCTCGGCTACTACAACGACCACATCCTGAGCGCGGACACCATTCGGGCCAAGGTCGTCATCGAGGATGACCACGCCGTCGATGCCACCATCGAGGCCGAGCACCACTTCGACATCGACACGTACGACCAGGGCAATGGCGATGGCGTGGCCGCTGATCTCCGCACCCTCTTCGTCGACCAGGTGTTCGAGGACGCCGAAGCGTCGGATGAGCCGGAACTGGGCGAAGAGGAAGAAGCGACTTACCTCGACAAGGGCGCGCTCTTCGACCGCATCAGCAAGGGGCTACCCGTCTTCCGCAAGAACAAGAAGAAGTAG
- the ileS gene encoding isoleucine--tRNA ligase: MSQPPAPLFATVPNEIDFPADERRTLAFWKERRIFEQTLQGRDQAPAFVFYEGPPTANGLPHNGHVLTRVIKDLFPRYKTMRGYRVPRKAGWDTHGLPVEVEVEKELRIHGKAEIERYGVEPFTQRCIESVFRYTNEWERLTERIGFWVDLPEAYVTYHRSYVESVWWALAELYRKGLLYQGHKVVWWWPQGGTALSSGEVGMGYRTVDDPSAYVAFPLKDAPDTALLIWTTTPWTLPSNMFAAVNPTVDYVTVDAGDRKLIVAAALREELAKKLKKDLPVLATQKGSDLVGQRYTPPYDVYAQRVGSQELPLKGGGTDAPAWRVIAADFVTLSSGTGIVHTAPAFGEDDYNAFRQERTRFAQPDALEMFCAIRPDGTFSEDFPSLTGRFVKDADKDIQRELKERGRLVLIEQYRHEYPFCWRADDDPLIQFARPAWYIRTTSVKDQAIANNRQVNWVPEHIKEGRFGDFLANNVDWALSRERYWGTPLPLWIHSETGEVEVISSLQDLRQKPGNNLAAVEAELKEFLTQKPGATSSEHLIVHKPWIDKVTFEKPGTPGRFVRVPEVVDVWFDSGCMPFAQWGYPHATGSHEKFAQAFPADFISEAIDQTRGWFYSLLMVSTLVFDEETQRRQGLTPVQGFPLPYRSCIVLGHVSDKEGKKESKSKGNYTPPEIILDEVRMDFAVLDDKAAGVPGVAGEALIAREDLEGLDIQEGVKVQLFRPDAPGTAVTVTVKVHKKLKRRVVLLAKKELEALGVAPSARGADVMPVEVPRLAPTERVVLKDPASRAPGADAFRWFFFAASPTWSNTRHSLSNVRLLQKDFQVKLRNVYSFFTIYANIDGFSPATGNAGATEAPWIAVRKSTGWREPSQRTVLDRWILSEVQLALRDTTRALDTYQVYEAAQRLVALVDGLSNWYLRRSRERFWGPGLEQDKLDAYFTLYEALTTITALSAPFIPFFAEEMWGNLVRRPWPTSQPESVHLGRFPDVEERLIDEGLSAEMGAVRELVSLGLKVRTDNRLKVRQPLARADVVLSRRELQERVAVYRDLISDELNVHEVRFLESGQETDVVRYKVRPNLRAMGSRLGPKLAPVRKAFDAADSRSLQRELTLQGKVVLAVDGEQMTFPAEELEVLVEANPGYAAAGAGVGVVVLHTELTEALVDEGLVRELLARVQAARKDMALGYTDRIRLWVDGDARVRKVTEEGRELISRETLTSELKVGPEGFTGQEEEFNLNGLPARLRVERA; this comes from the coding sequence ATGTCCCAGCCCCCTGCCCCGTTGTTCGCCACGGTCCCCAACGAGATCGACTTCCCCGCTGACGAGCGCCGCACCCTCGCCTTCTGGAAGGAGCGCCGCATTTTCGAGCAGACGCTCCAAGGCCGGGACCAGGCGCCCGCCTTCGTCTTCTACGAGGGCCCCCCGACCGCCAATGGCCTGCCCCACAACGGCCACGTCCTTACCCGCGTCATCAAGGACCTCTTCCCCCGCTACAAGACGATGCGCGGCTACCGCGTCCCCCGCAAGGCCGGCTGGGACACCCACGGCCTGCCCGTCGAAGTCGAGGTGGAGAAGGAGCTGCGCATCCACGGCAAGGCGGAGATCGAGCGCTACGGCGTCGAGCCCTTCACCCAGCGCTGCATCGAGTCCGTCTTCCGCTACACCAACGAGTGGGAGCGGCTCACCGAGCGCATCGGCTTCTGGGTGGACCTGCCCGAGGCCTACGTCACCTACCACCGCAGCTACGTGGAGAGCGTCTGGTGGGCGCTCGCCGAGCTGTACCGCAAGGGCTTGCTCTACCAGGGCCACAAGGTCGTCTGGTGGTGGCCTCAGGGTGGCACCGCGCTCAGCTCCGGCGAGGTGGGCATGGGCTACCGCACGGTGGACGACCCCAGCGCCTATGTCGCCTTCCCCCTGAAGGACGCGCCCGACACTGCGCTCCTCATCTGGACCACCACGCCCTGGACGCTCCCGTCCAACATGTTCGCCGCGGTCAACCCCACCGTGGACTACGTCACCGTGGACGCGGGCGACCGCAAGCTCATCGTCGCCGCCGCCCTGCGCGAGGAGCTGGCCAAGAAGCTCAAGAAGGACCTGCCCGTCCTGGCTACCCAGAAGGGCAGCGACCTCGTGGGCCAGCGCTACACCCCGCCCTATGACGTCTATGCCCAGCGCGTGGGCAGCCAGGAGCTGCCGCTCAAGGGCGGCGGCACCGACGCGCCCGCCTGGCGCGTCATCGCCGCGGACTTCGTCACCCTCTCCAGCGGTACCGGCATCGTCCACACCGCCCCGGCCTTCGGCGAGGACGACTACAACGCCTTCCGCCAGGAGCGCACCCGCTTCGCCCAGCCCGATGCGCTGGAGATGTTCTGCGCCATCCGCCCGGATGGCACTTTCTCCGAGGACTTCCCCTCGCTCACCGGCCGCTTCGTGAAGGACGCGGACAAGGACATCCAGCGCGAGCTCAAGGAGCGCGGCCGGCTCGTCCTCATCGAGCAGTACCGCCACGAGTACCCGTTCTGCTGGCGCGCGGATGACGACCCGCTCATCCAGTTCGCCCGCCCCGCCTGGTACATCCGCACCACGTCCGTCAAGGACCAGGCCATCGCCAACAACCGCCAGGTCAACTGGGTCCCCGAGCACATCAAGGAAGGCCGCTTCGGCGACTTCCTCGCCAACAACGTGGACTGGGCCCTGTCCCGCGAGCGCTACTGGGGCACCCCGCTGCCCCTGTGGATTCACTCGGAGACGGGCGAGGTGGAGGTCATCTCTTCGCTCCAGGACCTGCGCCAGAAGCCCGGCAACAACCTGGCCGCCGTCGAGGCCGAGCTGAAGGAGTTCCTCACCCAGAAGCCCGGCGCCACCAGCAGCGAGCACCTCATCGTCCACAAGCCGTGGATCGACAAGGTCACCTTCGAGAAGCCCGGCACCCCGGGCCGCTTCGTCCGCGTGCCCGAGGTGGTGGACGTGTGGTTCGACTCCGGGTGCATGCCGTTTGCCCAGTGGGGCTACCCCCACGCGACGGGCTCTCACGAGAAGTTCGCCCAGGCCTTCCCCGCGGACTTCATCTCCGAGGCCATCGACCAGACGCGCGGCTGGTTCTACTCCCTGCTGATGGTCAGCACGCTCGTCTTCGACGAGGAGACCCAGCGCCGCCAGGGGCTCACCCCCGTGCAGGGCTTCCCGCTGCCGTACCGGAGCTGCATCGTCCTCGGCCACGTCTCCGACAAGGAGGGCAAGAAGGAGTCCAAGTCCAAGGGCAACTACACCCCGCCGGAGATCATCCTCGATGAGGTCCGCATGGACTTCGCCGTGCTGGATGACAAGGCGGCGGGCGTCCCCGGCGTGGCCGGTGAGGCGCTCATCGCCCGCGAGGACCTGGAGGGCCTGGACATCCAGGAGGGCGTCAAGGTGCAGCTCTTCCGCCCGGATGCTCCCGGCACCGCCGTCACCGTCACCGTGAAGGTCCACAAGAAGCTCAAGCGGCGCGTGGTGCTGCTGGCCAAGAAGGAGCTGGAGGCCCTGGGCGTGGCGCCCTCCGCTCGCGGTGCGGACGTCATGCCGGTGGAGGTGCCCCGGCTCGCCCCCACCGAGCGCGTGGTGCTCAAGGATCCGGCCAGCCGGGCCCCCGGCGCGGACGCGTTCCGGTGGTTCTTCTTCGCCGCCAGCCCCACCTGGTCCAACACGCGCCACTCGCTGAGCAACGTGCGGCTCCTGCAGAAGGACTTCCAGGTCAAGCTGCGCAACGTCTACTCGTTCTTCACCATCTACGCGAACATCGACGGCTTCTCGCCCGCCACGGGCAACGCGGGCGCCACCGAGGCCCCGTGGATCGCCGTCCGCAAGAGCACCGGCTGGCGCGAGCCCTCGCAGCGCACGGTGCTCGACCGGTGGATCCTCTCCGAGGTGCAGCTCGCCCTGCGCGACACCACCCGCGCGCTGGACACCTATCAGGTGTACGAGGCCGCCCAGCGGCTGGTGGCGCTCGTGGATGGCCTCTCCAACTGGTACCTGCGCCGCAGCCGCGAGCGCTTCTGGGGCCCCGGCCTGGAGCAGGACAAGCTGGATGCCTACTTCACCCTGTACGAGGCGCTGACCACCATCACCGCGCTCTCCGCCCCCTTCATCCCCTTCTTCGCCGAGGAAATGTGGGGCAACCTGGTGCGCCGTCCCTGGCCCACCTCGCAGCCCGAGAGCGTGCACCTGGGCCGCTTCCCGGACGTGGAGGAGCGCCTCATCGACGAGGGGCTCTCCGCGGAGATGGGCGCGGTGCGGGAGCTCGTCTCCCTGGGCCTCAAGGTCCGCACGGACAACCGCCTCAAGGTGCGCCAGCCGCTGGCCCGCGCGGACGTCGTCCTCTCGCGCCGCGAGCTTCAGGAGCGCGTGGCCGTCTACCGCGACCTCATCTCCGACGAGCTGAACGTACACGAGGTGCGCTTCCTCGAGTCCGGCCAGGAGACGGACGTGGTGCGCTACAAGGTCCGCCCCAACCTGCGCGCCATGGGCAGCCGCCTGGGCCCCAAGCTGGCCCCGGTGCGCAAGGCGTTCGACGCGGCCGACAGCCGGAGCCTCCAGCGTGAGCTGACGCTCCAGGGCAAGGTGGTGCTGGCCGTGGACGGCGAGCAGATGACCTTCCCCGCCGAGGAGCTGGAGGTGCTCGTGGAGGCCAACCCCGGCTACGCTGCCGCGGGCGCGGGCGTGGGCGTGGTGGTGCTCCACACCGAGCTGACCGAGGCGCTCGTGGACGAGGGGCTCGTGCGCGAGCTGCTCGCCCGGGTGCAGGCAGCGCGCAAGGACATGGCGCTCGGCTACACGGACCGCATCCGCCTGTGGGTGGACGGCGATGCCCGGGTGCGCAAGGTCACCGAGGAGGGCCGGGAACTCATCTCCCGCGAGACGCTCACCTCGGAGCTGAAGGTGGGCCCCGAGGGCTTCACCGGCCAGGAGGAGGAGTTCAACCTCAATGGCCTGCCGGCGCGCCTGCGGGTAGAGCGCGCCTGA
- a CDS encoding serine/threonine-protein kinase, giving the protein MNELSPEALPPGTLVGSWRVDACVGYGTYGVVYRTYWAGQTEGPPVALKLARHPGDPRFDREAELLTRVQHPSVPRLLGRGRWQGRRKGSTHPYLALEWVEGLRLYEWAQEHPFRPYQPLRWLAQVARGLEATHACGGLHRDVKGDNVMVGPGGQAFLMDFGCGTWEGATPLTEGPLAPGTRIYRSPQALRFHWNHRRSDGGHYEATPADDVYALGVMAYRLWTGVYPPLATDPSIMGDDGRDTLEVRVPPGKLTPLAPEVEALILRMLSENPWDRGSAAELAATMEDLVAATEATERIPMRCPTRAQPDAGASVAFKRRAGIGAVLLTAAMGLTTLSSDNWSVKRLQAFSSSMQDGGTGGVADAAVESALMSIKVEEPHPKGLSLDMPKEPLPGQRRPPCPRPEISIRGGCWIEVARTSPPCGEGYVWKDACYYPVPAPLRPNTSEKP; this is encoded by the coding sequence ATGAACGAGCTGTCGCCCGAGGCGCTTCCGCCCGGGACTCTGGTGGGCTCATGGCGGGTCGATGCCTGTGTGGGCTACGGCACCTACGGAGTGGTCTACCGGACATATTGGGCTGGGCAGACAGAGGGGCCGCCGGTGGCCCTCAAGCTGGCCCGGCACCCGGGCGATCCGCGCTTTGACCGGGAGGCGGAGCTGCTGACGCGGGTCCAGCATCCCAGCGTGCCTCGCCTCCTGGGACGGGGACGCTGGCAGGGGCGCCGAAAGGGGAGCACGCACCCCTATCTAGCTCTTGAATGGGTCGAGGGGCTCCGGCTGTATGAATGGGCTCAGGAGCATCCGTTCAGGCCGTATCAACCATTGAGGTGGTTGGCCCAGGTGGCGAGAGGCCTGGAGGCCACTCATGCCTGCGGAGGGCTCCATCGGGACGTTAAAGGGGACAATGTGATGGTAGGCCCAGGGGGCCAGGCCTTCCTCATGGATTTCGGGTGTGGCACTTGGGAAGGGGCCACTCCTCTCACCGAAGGGCCCCTTGCCCCCGGCACTCGGATCTATCGGAGCCCCCAGGCGCTCCGGTTTCACTGGAATCACCGCCGCTCGGACGGCGGCCATTACGAAGCGACCCCGGCCGACGATGTGTACGCCTTGGGGGTCATGGCCTACCGGCTGTGGACGGGGGTTTACCCGCCGCTCGCGACGGACCCATCCATCATGGGGGATGATGGGCGAGATACCCTGGAGGTGCGGGTCCCTCCTGGGAAATTGACCCCGCTGGCTCCTGAAGTGGAAGCCCTCATCCTCCGCATGCTCTCCGAGAATCCCTGGGATCGAGGCAGTGCCGCTGAGTTAGCTGCCACCATGGAGGATCTGGTGGCGGCAACTGAGGCTACCGAGCGCATACCGATGCGCTGTCCTACCCGGGCTCAGCCAGATGCAGGCGCATCCGTTGCGTTCAAGCGCCGCGCAGGGATTGGGGCTGTCCTCCTCACTGCTGCCATGGGGCTTACGACTCTGAGTTCCGACAACTGGAGTGTGAAGAGGCTTCAGGCGTTTTCTTCCTCCATGCAGGACGGCGGAACAGGGGGGGTGGCGGACGCGGCCGTTGAATCGGCGCTAATGTCCATCAAGGTGGAGGAGCCTCACCCAAAGGGACTGAGTCTCGATATGCCCAAGGAGCCTTTACCGGGACAGAGGCGTCCTCCGTGTCCGCGCCCTGAAATCAGTATCCGAGGAGGTTGCTGGATCGAGGTGGCGAGAACCTCGCCACCATGCGGCGAAGGCTATGTCTGGAAAGACGCGTGTTACTACCCGGTGCCCGCGCCTTTGCGCCCCAACACTTCCGAAAAGCCATAG
- a CDS encoding AraC family transcriptional regulator, whose translation MRKTIAATVAARVYDIGTRTGVAPDAILRVLERPRAELAGDTQVPIETLYACFALCLRHTRDPGFPLQVAQAITWDDYSVLGFALMTSEKGTDAFARLARYGHLITDSGAWQFETRANGEARVSWVRGGERTLGHRAANECAIAELVCGLRRSYGDGFTPSAIRFAHREPADTRTHASFFRTRIHWEAEEDGIDVAAGALSTPAARHDAAMNRYFGAVLEAQDVVAASTSDRVRVALARGLSAGAAPAARVAVSLGLSERTLRRELEREGTTYRAVLEELRRSTALDLFRRGKNVTEVAFLLGFSETSALSRAMKRWVGVTPRSVRSSTYKPPSAASRKSAAR comes from the coding sequence ATGAGGAAGACTATCGCAGCCACGGTGGCTGCCCGCGTCTACGACATAGGAACGCGCACCGGTGTCGCTCCCGATGCCATTCTGAGGGTGCTCGAACGTCCGCGCGCCGAGCTCGCGGGCGACACGCAGGTTCCCATCGAGACCCTGTACGCGTGCTTCGCCCTCTGCCTCCGGCACACGCGCGATCCGGGGTTCCCGTTACAGGTAGCGCAAGCCATCACCTGGGACGACTACTCGGTGCTCGGCTTCGCGTTGATGACCAGCGAGAAGGGCACGGACGCCTTCGCTCGGCTCGCGCGTTACGGGCATTTGATCACCGACTCCGGAGCGTGGCAGTTCGAGACGCGCGCGAACGGTGAAGCCCGCGTGAGCTGGGTCCGTGGAGGCGAGCGGACGCTCGGTCATCGCGCTGCCAACGAGTGCGCCATTGCCGAGCTCGTGTGTGGCCTGCGGAGGAGCTACGGGGACGGCTTTACACCGAGCGCCATCCGGTTCGCCCATCGTGAGCCGGCCGACACGCGCACGCACGCGTCGTTCTTTCGCACGCGCATCCACTGGGAGGCCGAGGAGGACGGCATCGACGTGGCGGCCGGAGCCCTCTCGACCCCAGCGGCGCGCCACGACGCGGCCATGAATCGTTACTTCGGCGCAGTGCTTGAAGCGCAAGACGTAGTGGCCGCCTCGACGAGCGACCGCGTGCGCGTTGCGCTCGCGAGGGGCCTGTCTGCTGGCGCCGCACCGGCCGCTCGCGTGGCTGTGAGCCTCGGCCTGTCGGAGCGCACCCTCCGTCGCGAGCTGGAACGGGAGGGCACGACGTACCGCGCAGTGCTTGAAGAGTTGCGTCGCTCGACGGCACTGGACTTGTTTCGCCGCGGAAAGAACGTGACGGAAGTAGCGTTCCTTCTCGGCTTCTCCGAAACATCGGCGCTCAGTCGCGCGATGAAGCGGTGGGTGGGGGTGACGCCACGCAGCGTGCGTTCGTCGACGTACAAGCCGCCCAGTGCAGCCAGCCGCAAATCCGCGGCCCGCTAG
- a CDS encoding DUF5953 family protein, with translation MSNDGRTLAAVHGIERALPGVRLEWELSQAGRPIALPQRDGWLAEASTRGKFPLLCNGDENYPVTVTGWGRPAGLNAGGQSQFEVHAELPLDAASIAAAADVLEGVAEGARAFWGRVLPDGVAPEMAKQIRHSMDQPHVPPRGLPALNLPQHIPSPAIPHHLGWLNYWSAAAAQAIRFPDPVRDADLLSRARRTATGGWVVRLTETPLDLDNPAHLAALLRAYERFPEIGGRVTPG, from the coding sequence GTGAGCAACGACGGTCGCACGCTCGCAGCCGTCCACGGAATCGAACGGGCGCTCCCCGGTGTGCGCTTGGAGTGGGAGCTCTCACAGGCGGGACGGCCTATCGCGTTGCCGCAACGTGATGGGTGGCTCGCTGAGGCGAGCACGCGCGGAAAATTCCCGCTGCTGTGCAACGGCGACGAGAATTACCCCGTGACGGTGACTGGGTGGGGAAGACCTGCGGGCCTCAACGCAGGCGGCCAGTCACAATTTGAAGTCCACGCAGAGCTGCCGCTGGATGCGGCCAGCATCGCGGCGGCGGCGGATGTGCTGGAAGGCGTGGCGGAAGGCGCACGCGCGTTCTGGGGGCGCGTGTTGCCGGACGGCGTGGCGCCGGAGATGGCGAAACAAATTCGCCACTCGATGGATCAGCCGCATGTCCCGCCCCGGGGGCTCCCTGCGCTCAACCTCCCCCAGCACATTCCCTCGCCAGCGATTCCCCATCACCTTGGGTGGCTGAATTACTGGTCGGCAGCCGCTGCACAAGCCATCCGGTTCCCGGACCCTGTCCGCGATGCGGACTTGCTCTCTCGGGCGCGGCGCACTGCGACGGGCGGATGGGTCGTTCGGCTCACGGAGACGCCGCTCGATCTCGACAATCCCGCGCATCTTGCGGCGCTCTTGCGTGCGTATGAGCGCTTCCCGGAGATTGGCGGGCGCGTAACTCCGGGCTGA
- a CDS encoding multiheme c-type cytochrome has translation MPSVSFKSVFIAVLLGTAIIVAALLVNSRRPSVETAQPSADLVRATGKCAECHARETSAVVHQFERSRHAARGVNCLDCHKPLEGQQPMEHRGFTLARSLTAKNCAQCHATEYEQFERSRHAAPSWAAVRGTQGFSPEQIELGERFHPGWIKRPPHPVGVLEGEVATSSGCDACHDIGKPNADGSFGTCTECHARHSTSVALAREPRTCGQCHMGPDHSQIEIFEESKHGVLFTAQREHFNLNANPKQLTTVDMPAPTCSTCHMSGLEGLKVTHNPGERLAWYLFAPVSTRRPEGNSGEQQMKEVCLKCHAHTQVENFYTAAEKVLQNTNERVKGAQDVVAALRKEGLLDDAPFNHPIKFVEFDLWHYFGRTAKHGAFMGGADFVQWHGNYELARLRNELDSMAEELRAKGKGGSGPVTPGDARP, from the coding sequence ATGCCCTCGGTAAGCTTCAAGTCCGTGTTCATCGCCGTGTTGCTGGGCACGGCAATCATCGTCGCCGCGCTGCTGGTCAATTCCCGCCGGCCCTCGGTGGAGACGGCGCAGCCCAGCGCCGACCTGGTGCGCGCCACGGGCAAGTGCGCCGAGTGCCACGCGAGGGAAACCTCCGCCGTGGTGCACCAGTTCGAGCGCAGCCGGCACGCGGCACGGGGCGTCAACTGCCTGGACTGCCACAAGCCGCTCGAGGGCCAGCAGCCCATGGAACACCGCGGCTTCACGCTGGCGCGCTCCCTCACCGCGAAGAACTGCGCCCAGTGCCACGCCACCGAATACGAACAGTTCGAGCGCAGCCGGCACGCGGCGCCCTCCTGGGCGGCGGTGCGGGGAACGCAGGGCTTCTCGCCGGAGCAGATCGAGCTGGGCGAGCGCTTCCATCCCGGATGGATCAAGCGCCCGCCCCACCCCGTGGGAGTGCTGGAGGGCGAGGTGGCGACGAGCAGCGGTTGCGACGCGTGCCATGACATCGGCAAGCCCAACGCGGACGGCTCCTTCGGCACCTGTACCGAGTGCCATGCCCGGCACTCCACCTCCGTCGCGCTCGCGCGCGAGCCGCGCACCTGCGGCCAGTGCCACATGGGGCCGGACCACTCGCAGATCGAAATCTTCGAGGAGTCCAAGCACGGCGTGCTCTTCACCGCGCAGCGGGAGCACTTCAACCTGAACGCCAACCCCAAGCAGTTGACGACGGTGGACATGCCCGCGCCCACCTGCTCCACCTGTCACATGAGCGGACTGGAGGGACTCAAGGTGACGCACAACCCGGGCGAGCGTCTGGCCTGGTACCTCTTCGCGCCCGTCTCCACGCGCCGCCCCGAGGGCAACTCGGGCGAGCAGCAGATGAAGGAGGTGTGCCTGAAGTGCCACGCGCACACCCAGGTGGAGAACTTCTACACCGCCGCGGAGAAGGTGCTGCAGAACACCAATGAGCGGGTGAAGGGCGCCCAGGACGTGGTGGCCGCGCTGCGCAAGGAGGGGCTGCTCGACGACGCGCCCTTCAATCACCCCATCAAGTTCGTCGAGTTCGACCTCTGGCATTACTTCGGCCGCACGGCCAAGCACGGCGCCTTCATGGGCGGCGCGGACTTCGTGCAGTGGCACGGGAACTACGAGCTGGCGCGGCTGCGCAACGAGCTGGACAGCATGGCCGAGGAGCTGCGCGCCAAGGGCAAGGGCGGCTCCGGGCCGGTGACGCCGGGGGACGCCCGGCCATGA